A single region of the Streptomyces vilmorinianum genome encodes:
- a CDS encoding GNAT family N-acetyltransferase produces the protein MPPTDASTGTGPRPPSDTGAEDTLDLHLSDELIALFSTGVSTATSDGDLLDAVASWGTATTPVGLFRLVPVRIERDLELVTRWMNDPAVAAFWELAGPETVTADHIRAQLDGDGRSVPCLGVLDSTPMSYFEIYRADLDPLARHYPARPHDTGIHLLLGSIADRGRGLGSTLLRAVADLVLDHRPRCARVIAEPDMRNTPSVSAFLSAGFRFSAEVDLPDKRAALMVRDRVLRHVL, from the coding sequence GTGCCTCCCACCGACGCGAGCACCGGCACCGGCCCTCGACCCCCGTCCGACACGGGCGCCGAGGACACCCTGGACCTGCACCTCTCGGACGAACTCATCGCCCTGTTCTCCACCGGCGTGAGCACGGCGACCAGCGACGGCGACCTCCTCGACGCGGTCGCCTCGTGGGGCACGGCGACCACGCCGGTCGGCTTGTTCCGCCTCGTGCCCGTAAGAATCGAGCGGGACCTGGAGCTCGTCACGCGCTGGATGAACGACCCCGCCGTGGCCGCGTTCTGGGAGCTGGCCGGCCCGGAGACCGTGACGGCCGACCACATCCGCGCCCAGCTCGACGGAGACGGCCGCAGCGTGCCGTGCCTCGGTGTCCTCGACTCCACCCCGATGAGCTACTTCGAGATCTACCGGGCCGATCTCGATCCGCTCGCCCGGCACTACCCGGCGCGCCCTCACGACACCGGTATCCATCTCCTCCTCGGCAGCATCGCCGACAGGGGCCGGGGTCTCGGCAGCACGCTCCTGCGCGCCGTCGCCGATCTCGTACTCGACCACCGGCCCCGATGCGCCCGTGTCATCGCCGAACCCGACATGCGCAACACCCCCTCCGTCTCGGCCTTCCTGAGCGCCGGCTTCCGCTTCTCCGCGGAAGTCGACCTCCCCGACAAACGAGCCGCCCTCATGGTCCGCGACCGCGTGCTCCGTCACGTCCTGTGA
- a CDS encoding IucA/IucC family protein, giving the protein MNASPAFEAPDTGSAARGPLTVEQATVPRQHSGPYDPQPTPTPTPASSASLAAAAAATAVRQDHLDDPDPQRAADTATIENLLRCWVREKNLPAPGSGTLRIPLEASGTALLVPVRYWSPTGWHRFGAPALEGLHPTAPTADAVTVAALLSRETGRPEGAELVGRVADSARRTAEFITDRRRRPAPGPEADLFLTAEQSLLLGHPLHPTPKSREGLSEAEARLYSPELYGSFPLHWMAVDPSVLASDSAWTEQGRPVSATQLAAGLADGLELPPGTVPLPLHPWQARELPHRPAVAALLDAGLLHDLGPHGAAWHPTSSVRTVHRPGARTMLKLSLGVRITNSRRENLRKELHRGVEVHRLLRTGLVDQWQAAHPGFDIVRDPAWLAVDTPDGEPVPGLDVMIRHNPFAAGDDAVCIAALTAPRPWPGTTGMRSRLADLVTRLAARTGRPIAAVSAEWFLRYLDQVVRPVLWLDGVAGVALEAHQQNTLVLLDAEGWPRGGRYRDNQGYYFRESRRDELESRLPGIGAASDTFVSDQVTDERFAYYLGINNVLGLIGAFGAQRLADERVLLAGFRQFLTSATSLGSPLPHRLLEAATLRCKANLLTRLHGLDELVGPVDTQSVYVTITNPLRS; this is encoded by the coding sequence GTGAACGCCAGCCCCGCCTTCGAAGCGCCCGACACCGGCAGCGCCGCACGCGGCCCGCTCACCGTCGAGCAGGCCACCGTCCCCCGCCAGCATTCCGGTCCGTACGATCCTCAGCCCACGCCCACCCCCACGCCCGCATCGTCCGCGTCGCTCGCCGCGGCCGCGGCCGCCACGGCCGTGCGCCAGGACCACCTCGACGACCCGGACCCGCAGCGCGCCGCCGACACGGCGACCATCGAGAACCTGCTGCGCTGCTGGGTGCGCGAGAAGAACCTCCCCGCCCCCGGGTCCGGAACGCTCCGGATCCCCCTCGAAGCCAGCGGCACCGCCCTCCTCGTACCCGTCCGGTACTGGTCGCCAACGGGATGGCACCGCTTCGGCGCCCCCGCCCTCGAAGGGCTGCACCCCACAGCCCCCACCGCCGACGCCGTCACCGTCGCCGCCCTCCTCAGCCGCGAGACCGGCCGCCCGGAAGGCGCCGAACTCGTCGGCCGCGTCGCCGACTCGGCCCGCCGCACCGCCGAGTTCATCACCGACCGCCGTCGCCGCCCGGCCCCCGGCCCCGAGGCCGACCTCTTCCTCACCGCCGAGCAGTCCCTGCTCCTCGGCCACCCTCTCCACCCCACTCCCAAGAGCCGCGAGGGACTGTCCGAGGCCGAGGCCCGGCTCTACTCGCCCGAGCTGTACGGCTCCTTCCCCCTGCACTGGATGGCAGTCGACCCCTCGGTCCTCGCCTCCGACTCCGCCTGGACCGAACAGGGCCGCCCGGTCTCCGCCACCCAGCTCGCCGCCGGTCTCGCCGACGGGCTCGAACTGCCTCCTGGCACCGTGCCGTTGCCGCTGCACCCCTGGCAGGCACGCGAGCTCCCGCACCGGCCCGCCGTCGCCGCCCTCCTCGACGCCGGCCTCCTCCACGACCTCGGCCCCCACGGCGCCGCCTGGCACCCCACCTCCTCCGTCCGCACCGTGCACCGGCCCGGCGCCCGGACGATGCTCAAGCTCTCCCTCGGCGTACGCATCACCAACTCCCGCCGCGAGAACCTCCGCAAGGAACTCCACCGCGGCGTCGAGGTCCACCGGCTCCTGCGCACCGGGCTCGTCGACCAGTGGCAGGCCGCCCACCCCGGCTTCGACATCGTCCGCGACCCCGCCTGGCTCGCCGTCGACACCCCGGACGGCGAACCCGTGCCCGGACTCGACGTCATGATCCGGCACAACCCCTTCGCCGCCGGAGACGACGCCGTCTGCATCGCCGCCCTGACCGCCCCGCGCCCCTGGCCGGGCACCACCGGGATGCGCTCGCGCCTCGCCGACCTCGTCACCCGCCTCGCCGCCCGCACCGGCCGCCCCATCGCCGCCGTCTCCGCCGAGTGGTTCCTGCGCTACCTCGACCAGGTCGTCCGCCCCGTCCTCTGGCTCGACGGCGTCGCCGGTGTCGCCCTGGAGGCCCACCAGCAGAACACTCTGGTGCTCCTCGACGCCGAAGGCTGGCCCCGCGGCGGCCGCTACCGGGACAATCAGGGCTATTACTTCCGGGAGTCCCGCCGCGACGAGCTGGAGAGCCGCCTCCCCGGCATCGGAGCCGCCAGCGACACCTTCGTCTCCGACCAGGTGACCGACGAACGCTTCGCCTACTACCTCGGCATCAACAACGTCCTCGGGCTCATCGGGGCCTTCGGCGCCCAGCGCCTCGCCGACGAGCGCGTCCTGCTCGCCGGATTCCGCCAGTTCCTCACCTCCGCCACCAGCCTCGGATCCCCGCTGCCGCACCGGCTCCTGGAGGCCGCGACCCTGCGCTGCAAGGCCAACCTCCTCACCCGTCTGCACGGCCTCGACGAACTCGTCGGACCCGTCGACACCCAGTCCGTCTACGTCACCATCACCAACCCCCTCCGTTCCTGA
- a CDS encoding diaminobutyrate--2-oxoglutarate transaminase family protein: MAVTEPAPAVPPAAHAHPGERRTGEGGAVEGILRRQSLRESAARTYARSLPIVPVRARGLTIEGADGRRYLDCLSGAGTLALGHNHPVVLEAIKKVLDSGAPLHVLDLATPVKDAFTTELFATLPAGLADDARIQFCGPAGTDAVEAALKLVRTATGRSGLLSFTGAYHGMTAGALDASGGATDVRVTRLPYPQNYRCPFGVGGDRGAELAARWTENLLDDPKGGVPTPAGMILEPVQGEGGVIPAPDDWMRRMREITAARSIPLIADEVQTGVGRTGAFWAVEHSGVVPDVMVLSKAIGGSLPLAVIVYKSELDAWEPGAHAGTFRGNQLAMAAGAATLAYVRENRLAERAATLGARMLGRLQGLAAAHSCIGDVRGRGLMIGVELVNPYAAVADNSVTDAPPADPALAVSVRQECLDRGLIVELGGRHSGVVRLLPPLTLTDEQAEAVLDRFADALAAAERAHRAHRPGPPAHDARLRSDSGPSH, encoded by the coding sequence GTGGCCGTGACCGAACCAGCTCCGGCCGTACCGCCGGCCGCGCACGCGCACCCGGGGGAGCGGAGGACGGGCGAAGGGGGCGCCGTCGAGGGCATCTTGCGCCGCCAGTCGCTGCGTGAATCGGCGGCGCGCACCTATGCGCGCTCGCTGCCGATCGTTCCCGTACGGGCCCGGGGGCTGACCATCGAGGGTGCGGACGGCCGCCGTTACCTGGACTGCCTCTCCGGCGCGGGGACCCTGGCCCTCGGGCACAACCACCCCGTCGTCCTCGAAGCCATCAAGAAGGTCCTCGACTCCGGTGCTCCGCTCCATGTCCTCGATCTCGCCACCCCGGTCAAGGACGCCTTCACCACCGAGCTGTTCGCCACGCTGCCCGCCGGACTCGCCGACGACGCGCGCATCCAGTTCTGCGGCCCGGCGGGAACGGACGCGGTCGAGGCCGCCCTCAAACTCGTCCGCACGGCCACCGGCCGAAGCGGGCTGCTCAGCTTCACCGGCGCCTACCACGGCATGACCGCCGGCGCGCTGGACGCCTCGGGGGGTGCGACGGACGTACGGGTCACCCGGCTGCCCTACCCGCAGAACTATCGCTGCCCCTTCGGCGTCGGCGGCGATCGCGGCGCCGAACTGGCCGCGCGCTGGACGGAGAACCTCCTCGACGACCCCAAGGGAGGCGTCCCCACCCCCGCCGGCATGATCCTCGAACCGGTGCAGGGGGAGGGCGGAGTCATCCCCGCTCCCGACGACTGGATGCGCCGGATGCGGGAGATCACCGCCGCCCGCTCCATCCCGCTCATCGCCGACGAGGTCCAGACGGGCGTCGGCCGCACCGGCGCCTTCTGGGCCGTCGAGCACAGCGGTGTCGTCCCGGACGTCATGGTGCTCTCCAAGGCCATCGGCGGCTCCCTCCCGCTCGCGGTCATCGTCTACAAGTCGGAGCTCGACGCCTGGGAGCCCGGCGCCCACGCGGGCACCTTCCGCGGCAACCAGCTCGCCATGGCCGCCGGAGCGGCCACCCTCGCGTACGTACGGGAGAACCGGCTCGCCGAGCGCGCCGCCACCCTCGGCGCCCGGATGCTCGGACGGCTCCAGGGCCTGGCCGCCGCCCACTCCTGCATCGGCGACGTACGCGGCCGGGGGCTGATGATCGGCGTCGAGCTGGTGAACCCGTACGCGGCCGTCGCGGACAACTCCGTGACCGACGCTCCACCGGCCGACCCGGCCCTCGCGGTGAGCGTCCGCCAGGAGTGCCTCGACCGCGGTCTCATCGTCGAACTCGGCGGCCGCCACTCGGGAGTCGTACGACTCCTGCCTCCGCTCACTCTCACCGACGAGCAGGCCGAGGCCGTCCTCGACCGTTTCGCCGACGCCCTGGCCGCCGCCGAGCGCGCCCATCGCGCACACCGCCCGGGTCCGCCCGCGCACGACGCGCGCCTCCGGAGCGACTCCGGACCATCCCACTGA
- a CDS encoding trypsin-like serine peptidase yields MRSIRPLLAAAAAVAALTLTATACGPTEENAGDKPSAPATPTTGDKITIPDDLKDRLKEHGIDLDKWRNGEWKNWDRDKWLREAKDFVNPIIEDLWDPDRMRDAQRPDKPVEEEDISGDEGVTDPTPQPVRAKGVPAPYHSNAPEAGKVFFDGPEGSMVCSATVVKDPAHPGKSNMVWTAGHCVHAGKKGGWYRNIAFVPSYNDRALPTSQLENATREQVAPYGVWWGDWAQTSEQWISQGAATGGQGAPYDFAVIHVTPEKGSTGKSLEETVGSALPVEFNAPAVSKIADMTATGYPAGPPFDGQKMFQCQDKPGRLSLKADQPTMYRIGCTMTGGSSGGGWVAAGQDGKPALVSNTSIGPVTAGWLAGPRLGAEAKGIYDAVSKKYAGR; encoded by the coding sequence ATGCGATCGATTCGTCCGCTGCTGGCCGCGGCGGCTGCCGTCGCGGCGCTGACGCTGACGGCGACGGCCTGCGGCCCGACCGAGGAGAACGCGGGGGACAAGCCCAGCGCACCCGCCACTCCGACCACCGGCGACAAGATCACGATTCCGGACGATCTCAAGGACCGGCTCAAGGAGCACGGGATCGACCTGGACAAGTGGAGAAACGGCGAGTGGAAGAACTGGGACCGCGACAAGTGGCTTCGTGAGGCGAAGGACTTCGTCAACCCGATCATCGAGGACCTCTGGGACCCGGACCGCATGCGGGACGCGCAGCGCCCCGACAAGCCGGTCGAGGAGGAGGACATCTCGGGCGACGAGGGTGTCACCGACCCGACCCCCCAGCCGGTCAGGGCGAAGGGCGTTCCGGCGCCGTACCACTCCAACGCCCCCGAGGCGGGCAAGGTCTTCTTCGACGGCCCCGAGGGTTCCATGGTCTGCTCGGCCACGGTCGTGAAGGACCCGGCCCACCCCGGCAAGTCCAACATGGTCTGGACGGCGGGTCACTGCGTGCACGCCGGCAAGAAGGGCGGCTGGTACCGCAACATCGCCTTCGTGCCCTCGTACAACGACCGCGCCCTGCCGACCTCGCAGCTGGAGAACGCCACGCGTGAGCAGGTCGCTCCGTACGGCGTGTGGTGGGGCGACTGGGCGCAGACGTCCGAGCAGTGGATCTCGCAGGGTGCGGCGACCGGCGGTCAGGGCGCGCCCTACGACTTCGCGGTGATCCATGTGACGCCGGAGAAGGGCAGCACGGGCAAGTCGCTGGAGGAGACGGTCGGTTCGGCGCTGCCCGTGGAGTTCAACGCTCCCGCGGTGTCGAAGATCGCGGACATGACGGCGACCGGCTACCCGGCGGGTCCGCCGTTCGACGGCCAGAAGATGTTCCAGTGCCAGGACAAGCCGGGCCGTCTGTCGCTGAAGGCGGACCAGCCGACGATGTACCGCATCGGCTGCACCATGACCGGCGGTTCGTCCGGCGGCGGCTGGGTCGCCGCGGGTCAGGACGGCAAGCCGGCCCTGGTGTCCAACACCTCGATCGGCCCGGTGACGGCCGGTTGGCTCGCCGGCCCGCGCCTGGGCGCCGAGGCCAAGGGCATCTACGACGCGGTCAGCAAGAAGTACGCCGGCCGCTAG
- a CDS encoding trypsin-like serine peptidase: MRSIRLVPAVVGLVSALALTATACGPTETPAADKPAAGASASASATGGDDPAALPQDLADKLKKHGVDLDKWKDGEWKNWDKENWLREAEDFVNPVIDGLWDSQRMQSAKSPDPTIAATAGSGGSDPVPRPVQAQREKTPYHRNAAPVGKIFFDSPQGHMVCSGTIVKDPRRPGKSNMVWTAGHCVHAGQRGGWYRNIAFVPAYNDLGKSASALRNAKPHEIAPYGQYWADWAVTSGEWINRGGSNAAWPYDYAVLHVKPERGKKSLEETVGAALPVDFSAPTPAQAGTVGAWGYPAAPPYNGLIMHKCLDRPGRMVTAPATPTMYRIGCTMTGGSSGGGWFRVLPNGKTALVSNTSIGPAGGNGWLAGPLLGRGAKDAHEMVSKKFAR, translated from the coding sequence ATGCGTTCCATACGACTCGTTCCGGCCGTGGTCGGCCTGGTCTCGGCGCTCGCGCTGACCGCCACCGCCTGCGGCCCGACCGAGACACCGGCGGCAGACAAGCCGGCCGCGGGGGCGAGCGCCTCCGCATCCGCCACCGGCGGGGACGACCCCGCCGCCCTCCCCCAGGACCTCGCCGACAAGCTGAAGAAGCACGGCGTCGACCTGGACAAGTGGAAGGACGGCGAGTGGAAGAACTGGGACAAGGAGAACTGGCTCCGTGAGGCCGAGGACTTCGTCAACCCGGTGATCGACGGGCTCTGGGACTCGCAGCGTATGCAGTCGGCGAAGAGCCCGGACCCGACGATCGCCGCCACGGCCGGCTCCGGGGGCAGCGACCCCGTGCCGCGCCCCGTCCAGGCCCAGCGGGAGAAGACTCCGTACCACCGCAACGCGGCTCCGGTCGGCAAGATCTTCTTCGACTCGCCCCAGGGTCACATGGTCTGCTCCGGCACGATCGTGAAGGACCCGCGGCGGCCCGGTAAGTCGAACATGGTGTGGACCGCGGGCCACTGCGTCCACGCCGGTCAGCGCGGCGGCTGGTACCGCAACATCGCCTTCGTCCCGGCCTACAACGACCTCGGCAAGTCGGCGTCCGCGCTGCGCAACGCCAAGCCGCACGAGATCGCGCCCTACGGCCAGTACTGGGCCGACTGGGCCGTCACCTCGGGCGAGTGGATCAACCGGGGCGGTTCGAACGCCGCCTGGCCGTACGACTACGCCGTGCTGCACGTGAAGCCGGAGCGGGGCAAGAAGTCCCTGGAGGAGACCGTCGGCGCCGCGCTGCCGGTCGACTTCTCGGCGCCGACGCCCGCGCAGGCCGGGACGGTGGGCGCCTGGGGCTACCCGGCGGCTCCGCCGTACAACGGCCTGATCATGCACAAGTGCCTCGACCGCCCGGGCCGGATGGTCACGGCGCCCGCGACGCCGACCATGTACCGCATCGGCTGCACGATGACCGGTGGCTCCTCCGGTGGTGGCTGGTTCCGTGTGCTGCCGAACGGGAAGACCGCGCTGGTGTCGAACACGTCGATCGGCCCGGCCGGCGGCAACGGCTGGCTGGCCGGCCCGCTGCTTGGCAGGGGCGCGAAGGACGCGCACGAGATGGTGAGCAAGAAGTTCGCTCGCTGA
- the hflX gene encoding GTPase HflX: MTSSSSPSQDEQSFAETSRTESLRADALMEEDVAWSHEIDGERDGDQFDRSERAALRRVAGLSTELEDVTEVEYRQLRLERVVLVGVWTSGTVQDAENSLAELAALAETAGALVLDGVIQRRDKPDPATFIGSGKARELRDIVLETGADTVVCDGELSPGQLIALEDVVKVKVVDRTALILDIFAQHAKSREGKAQVALAQMQYMLPRLRGWGQSLSRQMGGGGGGGMATRGPGETKIETDRRRIREKMAKMRREIAEMKTGRDIKRQERRRHKVPSVAIAGYTNAGKSSLLNRLTGAGVLVENALFATLDPTVRRAETPSGRVYTLADTVGFVRHLPHHLVEAFRSTMEEVGGSDLILHVVDGSHPAPEEQLAAVREVFRDVGAVNVPEVVVVNKADAADPLVLQRLMRAERHAIAVSARTGEGIEELLALIDAELPRPQVEIEALVPYTQGGLVSRVHAEGELLSEEHTPEGTLLKARVHEELAAFLTPFVPAAH; encoded by the coding sequence ATGACCTCCTCTTCTTCCCCTTCCCAGGACGAGCAGAGCTTCGCCGAGACGAGCCGCACCGAGAGCCTTCGGGCCGATGCCCTGATGGAAGAGGACGTCGCCTGGAGCCACGAGATCGACGGAGAGCGGGACGGCGATCAGTTCGACCGCTCCGAGCGCGCGGCTCTGCGGCGCGTGGCGGGCCTCTCCACCGAGCTCGAGGACGTCACCGAGGTCGAGTACCGGCAGCTGCGCCTGGAGCGCGTCGTGCTGGTCGGCGTATGGACCTCGGGGACCGTCCAGGACGCGGAGAACTCCCTCGCGGAGCTCGCGGCCCTCGCCGAGACGGCGGGTGCGCTGGTGCTCGACGGCGTGATCCAGCGCCGTGACAAGCCGGACCCGGCCACCTTCATCGGCTCGGGCAAGGCGCGGGAGCTTCGGGACATCGTGCTCGAGACCGGCGCTGACACCGTCGTCTGCGACGGTGAGCTCAGCCCCGGCCAGCTGATCGCCCTCGAAGACGTCGTCAAGGTGAAGGTGGTCGACCGGACCGCCCTGATCCTCGACATCTTCGCCCAGCACGCCAAGTCCCGAGAGGGCAAGGCGCAGGTCGCGCTCGCGCAGATGCAGTACATGCTGCCGCGGCTGCGAGGCTGGGGTCAGTCGCTCTCCCGTCAGATGGGTGGCGGCGGCGGTGGCGGCATGGCCACCCGTGGTCCCGGTGAGACCAAGATCGAGACCGACCGGCGTCGGATCCGCGAGAAGATGGCGAAGATGCGCCGGGAGATCGCGGAGATGAAGACCGGCCGGGACATCAAGCGGCAGGAGCGGCGCCGCCACAAGGTTCCGTCGGTCGCCATCGCCGGTTACACCAACGCCGGCAAGTCCTCGCTGCTCAACCGGCTGACCGGTGCGGGTGTGCTGGTGGAGAACGCGCTGTTCGCCACCCTCGACCCGACCGTGCGCCGGGCCGAGACGCCCAGCGGCCGGGTGTACACCCTGGCCGACACCGTCGGCTTCGTCCGGCATCTGCCGCACCACCTGGTCGAGGCGTTCCGCTCCACCATGGAGGAGGTCGGAGGCTCCGACCTGATCCTGCATGTGGTGGACGGCTCGCACCCGGCCCCGGAGGAGCAGCTCGCCGCCGTGCGCGAGGTGTTCCGCGACGTCGGCGCGGTGAACGTGCCGGAGGTCGTCGTCGTCAACAAGGCGGACGCGGCCGACCCGCTCGTCCTGCAGCGGCTGATGCGGGCCGAGCGGCACGCGATCGCGGTCTCCGCCCGTACGGGCGAGGGCATCGAAGAGCTGCTCGCGCTCATCGACGCCGAACTGCCGCGGCCGCAGGTCGAGATCGAGGCACTCGTGCCGTACACCCAGGGCGGCCTGGTCTCCCGGGTGCACGCCGAGGGTGAGCTCCTCTCCGAGGAGCACACACCGGAGGGCACGCTGCTCAAGGCGCGGGTGCACGAGGAGCTGGCGGCGTTCCTGACGCCGTTCGTTCCGGCCGCGCACTGA
- a CDS encoding M1 family metallopeptidase has protein sequence MPLTPRNPSPRARWLRSAVLVAASAGLVAAALPAPTPLGIGDPLFPHLGNPGYDVLSYDIDLTYQGENTEPLAAVTRIEALATADLERINLDFTHGKVTSVTVGGEPATFETSGEDLVITPVRAVEDGEALNIAVTHTSDPRGAADSGGWVRTGDGLAMANQADAAHRVFPSNDHPADKAHFTFRITAPSALTAVANGLPTGRTENGATTTWTYRTSHPMATELAQVSIGRTTVVHRTGPHGLPVRDVVRTADKDLMEPWLKRTPGHLEWMERQVGPYPFETYGVLVADAETGFELETQTLSLFERRLFTETGFPEWYVDSVMVHELAHHWFGNSVSPRTWSDLWLNEGHASWYEALYAEETAKQSLERRMKAAYGASDGWRAAGGPPAAPKPPAPGRKISLFRPVVYDGSALVLYALRQEIGKDAFQRLERRWVSEHKDSTATTADFTALASEVAGRDLTSFFAGWLHAEKTPPMPGHPDWRSLPAGEARSAAKPG, from the coding sequence ATGCCGCTCACACCCCGTAACCCCTCCCCACGCGCGCGGTGGCTTCGCTCCGCCGTGCTGGTCGCCGCATCGGCCGGACTCGTCGCCGCCGCTCTCCCCGCGCCGACACCGCTCGGCATCGGGGACCCGCTCTTCCCCCACCTCGGCAACCCCGGCTACGACGTCCTCTCGTACGACATCGACCTCACCTACCAGGGTGAGAACACCGAGCCGCTCGCGGCGGTGACCCGTATCGAGGCGCTCGCGACCGCCGACCTGGAGCGGATCAACCTCGACTTCACGCACGGCAAGGTCACCTCCGTCACCGTCGGTGGCGAGCCCGCCACGTTCGAGACCAGCGGCGAGGACCTGGTGATCACCCCCGTCCGGGCGGTGGAGGACGGCGAGGCGCTGAACATCGCGGTCACGCACACCAGCGACCCCCGTGGCGCGGCCGACTCCGGCGGCTGGGTCCGCACCGGCGACGGTCTCGCCATGGCCAACCAGGCCGACGCCGCCCACCGCGTCTTCCCGTCCAACGACCACCCCGCCGACAAGGCCCACTTCACCTTCCGGATCACGGCCCCCAGCGCCCTGACGGCCGTCGCCAACGGCCTGCCGACGGGCCGCACCGAGAACGGCGCCACCACCACCTGGACCTACCGCACCTCCCACCCCATGGCCACCGAGCTGGCCCAGGTCTCCATCGGCCGCACCACCGTCGTCCACCGGACCGGACCGCACGGTCTTCCCGTACGGGACGTCGTGCGCACCGCCGACAAGGACCTCATGGAGCCCTGGCTGAAGCGCACCCCCGGCCATCTGGAGTGGATGGAGCGCCAGGTCGGCCCCTACCCCTTCGAGACGTACGGCGTGCTCGTCGCCGACGCCGAGACCGGATTCGAGCTGGAGACCCAGACCCTCTCTCTCTTCGAGAGAAGACTGTTCACCGAGACCGGATTCCCCGAGTGGTACGTCGACTCGGTCATGGTCCATGAGCTCGCCCACCACTGGTTCGGCAACAGCGTCTCGCCCCGCACCTGGTCCGACCTGTGGCTCAACGAGGGGCACGCGAGCTGGTACGAGGCGCTGTACGCCGAGGAGACCGCCAAGCAGTCCCTGGAGCGGCGCATGAAGGCCGCGTACGGGGCCTCGGACGGCTGGCGCGCGGCGGGCGGGCCGCCCGCGGCCCCCAAGCCTCCCGCGCCCGGCCGCAAGATCAGCCTCTTCCGGCCCGTGGTGTACGACGGGAGCGCCCTGGTCCTCTACGCGCTGCGCCAGGAGATCGGCAAGGACGCCTTCCAGCGGCTGGAGCGCCGCTGGGTCAGCGAGCACAAGGACTCCACCGCCACCACCGCCGACTTCACGGCGCTCGCCTCCGAGGTCGCGGGGCGTGACCTGACCTCGTTCTTCGCCGGCTGGCTGCACGCGGAGAAGACCCCGCCGATGCCCGGCCACCCGGACTGGCGCTCCCTGCCGGCCGGCGAGGCCCGCAGCGCCGCGAAACCCGGATGA